In Aspergillus nidulans FGSC A4 chromosome IV, a single window of DNA contains:
- a CDS encoding uncharacterized protein (transcript_id=CADANIAT00000985), giving the protein MNLAWLNRRIVISNPANNAVTGVAVPGAAIVWIKS; this is encoded by the exons ATGAATCTAGCCTGGTTGAACCGCAGG ATTGTCATCTCCAACCCGGCCAACAATGCTGTGACTGGAGTGGCTGTGCCTGGTGCTGCAATA GTATGGATCAAGTCTTAA